The nucleotide sequence CGGTTGGTCAAGGCCACCTCCCGCCGGTAGTCGGTGACCACCGGTTGGCCAGCGCAACGAGGTGGAAGGGGGAGACCGGGCCGGTGTCGAACCGGTCGATCCCTACCTTCACCCCGGTGTCGGCGCGGATCTCGTAGCGGCCTTCCCGCGGCGGGTCTCACCGATGCCCAGCACGGTCATAGCGTGCGGCGGCCCGGCGGCCGGACCCGGGCCGGGATCACCGGCTGGTGGTCCTTCGGTCTGGGTGCCAAGTTAGAAGAGCCCGATTGATTGCCAGCGGTCGCAGACCCGGCCGGTGCGGGACGGCCGGATTGCGAAGACGAGCCGATCGTGCCATCTGAGGTGGTAGGACTGGGCGTCACCGCGTCGGTGCTTGTCAAGATTGATAGCTATGCAGACGATGACGCCACGGTTGCGGCGCTTCGGTCGCGCGATGAGCACGCGACAAGTGACATGAAGATCACCAGCCCGACGAGTGCAGCCGTTGGACGAAGCCGTTCGCGAGCTGTCATGTTACGAATCTCCGTGTTGGAAAGCCTGCGTTCTAGACTTCACTGCGTAGGCGTCGCCAGGACCAGATTTGGTTGCTTCGTGCGGCCACAAAGTGCGTGGCGCCAGCTTCGCGACTTACCGGGCGTAAGTGGCCTCCCGCAGGGGGTTTGGGGTTCGATCTTCCCACAACGTTAATGGTAGGTCCACACCTTCAAGAGGCATCTGGCCAGCTCTCGCCGCTCACCTGAGCGGGGCCGATCGCGGAGCGGGCCCGATGACGCCCTCATGATGACGGTTACGATCGTGCCACGCATCTGATCCTCGACAACGGATCCCCTTTCGTTGGCGTGTAGGCGGTGACGGGATCGGCCGCAGGGAGTCCGGCGGTCGGTGCGGCAGTCTCGTCGGCACGGTTGGCGTCGTCGGGAGTGCAACGTGAAGGGGGATGGGGCGTGAGCATCATGGAGCCTCGATCTGGCGGCACCGGATCCAAAGATGACGGCGACGGTGCACCCGGGGGTGCGGCCGGCGGTCATCAGGGCGGGGAACAGATCTCGCTCGACATTTCAGAATTCCTGCGGGCGAACCTGCCGGGTCTCATGCGGTACGGCATCGCGCTGGCCGGCAACCCGCATGACGGTGCCGATCTGGTGCAGACAGCTTGCGAGAAGGCCGTGTTGAACTGGCGTCGGGTCAGCGCCGCCGATCAACCGGTGGCCTACGTCAAGGCGATCACGGCAAACGCTCGGATCAGCTCCTGGCGCAAGCGCCGTCGAGAGTCGCTCCTGGCGGAGCTGCCCGAGGTGTCGGTGACCGATGGATACCCGATTGACGACGCCGGCGTCTGGGGGGCCGTGGCCGCGCTGCCGCGCAAACAACGAGCGGTCATCGTCCTGCGCTACGTCGAAGGCCATTCCGAACAGGAAATTGCCGACATCTTGAGCATCTCCGTCGGAACAGTCAAGAGCCACAGTTCTCGGGCGATCAATTCGCTCCGGAAAACGTCCATTCAGGATCTCTCCGGCTTCTCCGGAAGGGCGGCGTCATGAACGAGGACGATCTCCAGGACACTCTGGGTCAGGGGCCGCGAGTTCCGGCGATCCGGCCCGATGCGATTGCGCTGATCCTGATCGGTGCTCGCGGTCGACGCCGACGCCGGACCCGGCTCGCGGTGGTCACGTCGATGGCGGCAGTGGCCGCGGTCATCACCTTGGTGGCCGGCGGGGCCACGCTTCTGGGCAACCACCAACCCCCTGCCCCGGCTCCGATCGCTCCGGCCAGCACTACGGTCCTGACCACATCGACGTCGTCCAGTCGACCCTCCACCGAGTCCAGCCAGCCCTCCACCCAGTCCAGTCGGCTGTCCACGAACTCCGCGCTGCCACGCCCACCGAACGTGGTCACCACCGCAACTCGGGCGGCTCCGACAGTCCGTACATCGGGCTCGGCGACCCGTGCAACCGCGACAGGAACCACAACGGGCCAGTTACCTGCCGGAACCAAACTCAGCACGGCCGCGGGCCGGTCGTCATCGACCACCGGTCGTGCGGGCGGGACCAGCACGTCGGCGCAACATCCGTCGACCGCGACGACCACTGCCGCGCCGCCCACGTCGATCTCGCCGACCGCCGGGTCAGGAATCAACGGGCCGCCCACGATCATCGACTTCTCCGCCCTCGGTCCGACCGGGAGACCAGCGCCCGGCGTCTCCGTGTCCGAATACTTCGGATCGGACCCGGTCACCTGCTTCGGGGGATCGAACTACCTGGCCGGCGGACGGAACTTCTACCA is from Nakamurella sp. PAMC28650 and encodes:
- a CDS encoding SigE family RNA polymerase sigma factor; its protein translation is MEPRSGGTGSKDDGDGAPGGAAGGHQGGEQISLDISEFLRANLPGLMRYGIALAGNPHDGADLVQTACEKAVLNWRRVSAADQPVAYVKAITANARISSWRKRRRESLLAELPEVSVTDGYPIDDAGVWGAVAALPRKQRAVIVLRYVEGHSEQEIADILSISVGTVKSHSSRAINSLRKTSIQDLSGFSGRAAS